The following proteins come from a genomic window of Leptospira sanjuanensis:
- a CDS encoding AlbA family DNA-binding domain-containing protein translates to MDKDTFETLLNKPESELLDFKSQQYVFVNAVPYVKSELLKDILALSNSTANGTAYILIGVNDSEGFPKEVVGIDETLDDSDIQQFINSKINKPLKFLYYTFEYNGLRVGIIEIPHQEPPFYIIKDYGSLERLRVYIR, encoded by the coding sequence GTGGATAAGGATACTTTTGAGACTTTACTGAATAAGCCAGAAAGCGAATTATTGGATTTTAAATCACAGCAGTATGTTTTTGTCAATGCTGTTCCCTATGTGAAATCAGAGTTATTAAAAGATATATTGGCATTATCTAATTCTACGGCTAATGGTACTGCATATATTCTTATAGGTGTAAATGATTCAGAAGGATTTCCCAAGGAAGTAGTTGGTATTGATGAAACCTTGGATGATTCCGATATTCAACAATTTATAAATTCGAAAATCAATAAACCTTTAAAATTTCTATATTATACTTTTGAATATAACGGCCTTCGTGTAGGAATTATTGAGATTCCACATCAAGAACCTCCTTTTTACATCATTAAAGATTATGGGAGTTTAGAAAGGCTCAGGGTGTATATAAGGTGA
- a CDS encoding phage portal protein, with the protein MNNAGPGRPRGKDYEKNLAKRNRIEQSKEIQLKTSKVNEKLISLAKSWFNQVNSAEIAGRQPIYTYDQTQQMRDGINLRPSWRIPISNLRNASYATSLISAIHTVRVEDLSRFARISSKSGLWFRMEDEDLEVTDEILQRMKSCGRWFDKMGDLTPGWANRDHLVSVFEMMLRDTLTIDSIAYYLIFNSFGKLIEMKYLDPGTIFTVDSAKGYRGDKSIAFVQIIDDNVVETFGPNEILYLHKNHLSDVTMRGFGFSPLEACMLDLVGVIRSLKFNRDTFSRQHPPGYLSLQGDISQDGLESLQLQWQEMISGLDDSHRIPIIATSAGEVKWTPLNIPNEMVFKELLQWCVSLVLMGHGMDQAELGLRLIGSQSLSEANQTEKSKLSLTRAKLSLLNYFESAFSKLKSFREDDFGGIVCEFTGKDPEDEKDKIQKYKDEVSNWKLLDEIRIEQDEPTIGETLSDLYGVSSDDYKLAGAVILNPVFQQNLQMIRQETSYSGYVENPETEYEDPDEDLSFEENEESNFDSQEEENPEKDLDLVF; encoded by the coding sequence ATGAACAACGCTGGACCTGGAAGACCGCGAGGCAAGGATTACGAAAAAAACCTCGCTAAACGAAATCGAATTGAACAGTCAAAAGAGATTCAGCTAAAAACAAGCAAGGTAAACGAAAAACTAATCAGTCTTGCTAAATCATGGTTCAACCAGGTAAATTCTGCCGAGATCGCCGGACGACAGCCGATTTATACCTATGACCAAACGCAGCAGATGAGGGACGGGATCAATCTTCGTCCTTCCTGGCGCATTCCTATTTCAAACCTACGTAACGCAAGCTACGCCACATCACTTATCTCAGCAATACACACCGTCCGAGTTGAAGATCTTAGCCGATTCGCGCGTATCAGCTCGAAATCCGGTCTTTGGTTTCGGATGGAAGACGAAGACCTTGAGGTCACAGACGAAATTTTACAAAGAATGAAATCCTGCGGTCGCTGGTTCGACAAAATGGGGGATCTGACTCCAGGTTGGGCGAACAGAGATCATCTTGTTTCAGTTTTTGAGATGATGCTTCGCGATACACTTACAATAGATTCAATCGCCTATTATTTAATCTTTAACTCTTTCGGAAAGCTGATCGAGATGAAATATCTTGATCCGGGAACGATCTTCACAGTCGATTCTGCAAAAGGTTACAGAGGCGACAAAAGTATCGCGTTTGTTCAGATCATCGATGACAACGTTGTCGAGACGTTCGGTCCAAACGAAATTCTTTATCTTCACAAAAACCACCTCTCGGACGTAACGATGAGAGGTTTCGGCTTCTCCCCTCTCGAAGCCTGTATGCTCGATCTTGTGGGAGTTATCCGTTCCCTAAAGTTTAACAGAGATACATTTTCAAGACAGCACCCTCCGGGATACCTCTCACTCCAAGGCGACATTTCTCAGGACGGCCTTGAGTCGCTGCAACTTCAATGGCAAGAGATGATTAGCGGTCTCGATGATTCTCACAGAATCCCGATCATCGCGACATCCGCCGGGGAAGTGAAATGGACTCCTCTCAATATCCCGAACGAAATGGTATTTAAGGAGCTTTTGCAGTGGTGCGTTTCTCTCGTACTTATGGGACACGGAATGGACCAAGCCGAATTAGGGTTAAGACTTATCGGCTCTCAATCTTTATCAGAAGCAAATCAGACGGAGAAAAGTAAACTGAGTCTTACACGCGCAAAACTCTCCCTTTTGAATTACTTCGAGTCTGCATTTTCGAAGTTAAAAAGTTTTAGAGAGGATGACTTCGGGGGAATCGTCTGTGAGTTTACAGGTAAAGATCCGGAGGACGAAAAAGACAAGATTCAAAAATACAAAGACGAGGTATCTAACTGGAAGCTACTCGATGAGATACGAATTGAACAAGACGAGCCGACAATTGGTGAAACTCTTTCCGACCTGTATGGTGTTTCCTCCGACGATTACAAACTTGCAGGAGCGGTAATTTTAAATCCTGTTTTCCAACAAAATCTTCAAATGATACGGCAAGAAACAAGTTATTCGGGTTATGTAGAAAATCCTGAAACAGAATACGAAGATCCGGACGAGGATTTGTCCTTTGAAGAAAACGAGGAGAGTAATTTTGATTCACAAGAAGAAGAGAATCCTGAAAAAGATTTGGACCTTGTTTTTTAA
- a CDS encoding LBL_2463 family protein — MTTKIQNQHSLEIKQRSIRNGFKLHIWENGDDPKILKSIKEFGKGIYREAGYSEYKTIDLDRWSRWFFVTYEGILQASTRIVWKTKENLIPLEIANRYPSGGQYRVSKLNVADWNSVTFKKTILGAQGFKIAVRAVAKYCLEQKFNLVYGMINPKWEGLYRVYFDNGAIASKEFSDYVFYPGCFLNGERAFFQLIEIGEKALQNIAAKL; from the coding sequence ATGACTACAAAAATCCAAAACCAACATTCACTAGAAATTAAGCAAAGAAGCATACGAAATGGATTTAAATTGCACATCTGGGAAAATGGCGATGATCCAAAGATTTTAAAATCAATTAAAGAATTCGGAAAGGGAATTTATCGGGAAGCCGGATATTCTGAATATAAAACAATTGATTTAGATCGCTGGTCTAGATGGTTTTTTGTAACATACGAAGGAATTCTTCAAGCATCGACCCGAATTGTTTGGAAAACAAAAGAAAATCTGATTCCATTAGAGATCGCAAACAGATACCCCTCTGGTGGACAATATAGAGTTTCGAAATTAAATGTAGCCGATTGGAATTCTGTAACTTTTAAAAAAACAATATTAGGAGCGCAAGGATTTAAGATCGCTGTTCGCGCTGTTGCTAAGTATTGTTTGGAACAAAAATTCAATTTGGTTTACGGAATGATAAATCCAAAATGGGAAGGGCTCTATCGCGTTTACTTTGACAATGGTGCAATTGCCTCAAAAGAATTCAGTGATTATGTATTTTATCCAGGATGTTTTTTAAATGGAGAACGAGCCTTCTTCCAATTAATAGAAATAGGAGAAAAGGCTTTACAAAATATCGCCGCAAAATTGTAA
- a CDS encoding LIC10906 family membrane protein: MKFSIFLCIVSSVFVFFLGFYVYRIQENKKIQKAFFTLCSLISIWLLAFSARHIVSIEYRQIALDWMLIPPVLFPILLYRIISLIADENHKLNKFQFSLNTILSIYFVTAALTCSFSKIENVETFSYTSTIHYHLFMIYIFIYGIVSISKLTYLLKRDSGNQRVRLSLLLGGILNLLLFAAVLLYILPMFGIFIGYLVSVGVLVSVTIWSIAILQFDAFQIKYSVIEGKKVPLFNQFSLPLFLTVFKIVDPAGYRINNFQYKLRFTSSVLFSDLTLRSKTELGLKQRAEVLARRYDPFIK, from the coding sequence ATGAAATTTTCCATTTTCCTATGTATTGTCTCATCCGTGTTTGTCTTTTTTCTAGGATTTTACGTTTATAGAATCCAAGAAAACAAAAAAATACAAAAAGCCTTTTTTACTCTCTGCTCTTTAATTTCAATTTGGCTACTTGCTTTCTCGGCTAGACATATCGTGAGTATCGAATATAGGCAAATTGCTTTAGATTGGATGCTGATACCACCTGTATTGTTTCCAATTTTATTATATAGAATTATTTCATTGATCGCAGACGAGAACCATAAGTTGAACAAGTTCCAATTTTCATTGAATACAATATTAAGTATTTATTTCGTTACAGCGGCTCTAACTTGTTCATTTTCAAAAATTGAGAACGTTGAGACTTTTTCTTATACATCAACAATACATTATCATTTATTTATGATATACATATTTATTTACGGAATAGTTTCAATTTCTAAACTCACCTACTTGTTAAAAAGAGATTCAGGGAATCAAAGAGTTCGACTAAGCCTTTTGTTAGGTGGAATATTAAACTTACTTCTTTTTGCAGCTGTACTTCTTTACATTTTACCGATGTTTGGGATATTTATCGGTTATTTAGTGTCAGTCGGAGTTTTGGTTTCTGTTACAATTTGGTCGATAGCGATCCTACAATTCGATGCATTTCAAATAAAATATTCAGTCATCGAAGGGAAGAAAGTACCTTTATTTAATCAATTCTCATTGCCTCTCTTTTTGACCGTTTTTAAAATTGTAGATCCGGCAGGCTATAGAATAAATAATTTCCAATATAAACTAAGATTTACTTCAAGTGTGCTTTTTTCAGATCTGACACTACGATCAAAAACTGAACTGGGCTTGAAACAGAGAGCTGAAGTTCTCGCAAGGCGTTATGACCCTTTTATTAAGTGA
- a CDS encoding helix-turn-helix domain-containing protein has product MKLFENLNTPGQRIHYIRTAGLDGMKKLNQEEFANSIFTSQANLSRIETDFAEPTEMMLFVIQTIYGFKMDWILTGKGPVKAIDYLDKNELIEKFEDYDKLIRKLEKDSKLKESIDLLIKLSTESREAVEKMIILLSKK; this is encoded by the coding sequence ATGAAGCTGTTTGAAAATTTGAATACACCTGGACAAAGAATTCACTACATCCGTACTGCCGGTTTGGATGGCATGAAAAAGTTAAATCAGGAGGAGTTTGCAAATTCGATATTTACTTCACAGGCAAATTTGAGCAGAATTGAAACTGATTTTGCGGAACCGACGGAGATGATGCTATTTGTAATACAGACAATTTATGGATTTAAAATGGATTGGATTTTAACTGGAAAGGGACCAGTTAAAGCAATCGATTATTTAGATAAAAATGAGCTTATAGAAAAATTCGAAGATTATGATAAGTTAATTAGGAAGTTAGAAAAAGATTCAAAATTGAAAGAATCAATCGATTTATTAATTAAGCTATCAACAGAGAGCAGAGAAGCGGTTGAGAAGATGATAATTTTATTATCAAAAAAATAA